Proteins co-encoded in one Desulfitobacterium hafniense DCB-2 genomic window:
- a CDS encoding efflux RND transporter periplasmic adaptor subunit: protein MRSKPTGWFMSLVMMLTLMLGGCTQAAAVIPPEKEHLVQVQKAEEGAYPVDLRYTGLTSAGELKKYSFKIPGKLTDIAVEKGALVKPGQKLASLDTAEYGLAVQASQLNVTKAEKAYTEARDNYGKLEKLHEAGALPEADLIKVKLDLDVKEATYQQAQLELEAKQIQLNDAQLYAQNEGYVVDILFRESEILAAGYPVVVIRSPEQKVTVGLSQSDVQKVKVGDRVEITLDGQKGTGHVERLEAVPDPQTRTYTAEILITEPFSSERYYLGATAEVKFAQGEAAGIWVPLACILNDGEDYVFLVEEERAVKRNIKLMDTQGFNIRVEGLKPGEHYIFSGMKSLKEGQKVRIQSEGTSHEQ, encoded by the coding sequence ATGAGATCTAAACCTACTGGATGGTTCATGTCGCTGGTCATGATGTTGACATTGATGTTGGGAGGGTGTACTCAGGCGGCTGCGGTAATCCCTCCGGAAAAGGAACATCTGGTTCAAGTGCAAAAAGCTGAGGAAGGGGCTTATCCGGTGGACCTGCGCTATACAGGGCTTACCTCTGCCGGCGAATTGAAAAAGTACAGCTTTAAAATTCCGGGGAAACTCACGGATATTGCTGTGGAAAAGGGAGCCTTGGTGAAGCCGGGCCAAAAGCTTGCTTCTTTGGACACTGCGGAGTATGGCTTAGCAGTTCAAGCTTCGCAGCTCAATGTCACCAAAGCAGAGAAAGCCTATACAGAAGCCCGGGATAACTATGGGAAGTTGGAAAAGCTCCATGAAGCAGGGGCTCTGCCGGAAGCGGATCTTATTAAGGTTAAGCTGGATTTGGATGTGAAAGAAGCAACCTATCAGCAAGCTCAACTTGAGCTGGAAGCCAAACAGATTCAGCTCAATGACGCACAGCTTTATGCTCAGAATGAAGGCTATGTGGTGGATATTCTTTTCCGGGAAAGCGAAATCCTTGCCGCCGGATATCCGGTGGTGGTAATTCGCTCCCCTGAACAGAAAGTAACAGTGGGTCTGTCTCAAAGTGATGTTCAGAAGGTCAAGGTGGGGGATAGGGTGGAAATCACGTTAGATGGGCAAAAAGGAACAGGACATGTTGAACGGCTGGAAGCTGTTCCGGATCCCCAAACCCGTACTTATACTGCAGAAATCCTTATTACTGAGCCTTTTTCCAGTGAGCGATATTATCTTGGGGCCACAGCCGAGGTGAAGTTTGCCCAAGGTGAGGCAGCGGGGATATGGGTTCCTTTGGCCTGCATCCTCAATGATGGTGAAGATTATGTTTTTTTGGTTGAAGAGGAGCGGGCGGTGAAGAGGAATATTAAGTTAATGGATACCCAAGGGTTCAATATCCGGGTGGAAGGCTTAAAGCCAGGGGAGCATTATATATTCAGTGGGATGAAAAGTTTAAAGGAAGGACAGAAAGTCAGGATTCAAAGCGAGGGCACCTCCCATGAACAATAA